The Streptomyces durmitorensis genome contains the following window.
CGACGGCCGCACACTTTCCTACATGGACTTCGGCGGCACCGGCCGCCCGCTGCTGGCCCTGCACGGGCACATGTCCGAGGGCCTGTCGTACGCCGGTCTCGCCGCACGTCTCGCCCCAAAGTGGCGGGTCATAGCCCCCGATCAGCGCGGCCACGGCGAGTCCGGGCGGGCGGCCGACTACAGCCGGGAGGGCTACCTCGCCGACCTGAAGGCCCTCATGGATCACCTGGGTCTGGACCGGGCGGCGCTCCTTGGCCACTCGCTCGGCGCGATCAACGCCTACCAGTTCGCAGCCCGCCACCCCGAGCGCGTCACCGCGCTGATCAATGCCGAGGGATGCGCCGAACTCGGCCTGGACGGCAGCAATCCGCTGGCGTTCGTCCTGAGTCTGCCGGAGGGCGGCGCCCTGACCGGGAGACGTTCGTCGCGCAACTCGGCCCGTTCGCACCGCACTTCGAGTCAGCCGTGCGTGAGCGGCCGGAGGGCGTCTGGGGCCTGCACTTCCACCCCCAGGACATCTACGACTCCGAGGACCAGGTGCACGGCGACCACTGGGCCGACTGGACCGGCTCCGCCTGTCCGGCGCTGCTGCTACGTGGCGCCAAGGGCGGCGTCCTGCCGGCGGAGCAGGCAGAGCAGATGGTCACCCGGCGCCCCGGCACCCACCTCGTCGAGCTGGAGACCGACCACTTCGTCTACGCCAACGACCCGGCCGCCTTCGCTACTGCGGTCCGCGGCTTCCTCGACGCGGTCTGACACAGGCCCGCAGCCGTCCCCGAGACCAAAGGCCAGCGGATGGTGGGCGGCCTCTGGTTGAGCGCTTTACGTCCTGAGTGCTGTAGTTGGCGAATCCCGCCAACTACAGCGCTCGGTCACAGTGTGTGACTGAGCGTTTCAGTTGGCCCCTGAGCGTTGCACTCGGCCCGGCTGAGAGTGACGGTCGGCCTGGGCCGTTCGAGGGTGGGCTGAGCTGGGGCTGTGGCAGGGCTCAAGCCCGCCGTCCCCACTCCATAGCGCGGCCGATGAGTTTGGATGTCGCGGCCGGTCCAAGCTTGTGACGCCTCAGGAAGGGAACCGCCATGCCGGAGCTTCTCGTCGACTTCATCACGTCCCTCGACGGCCATGCCTCGGGAGAGGGGTGGCCCGGGTTCTGGGGCCTGGAGGGCCCGGAGTACCTTGCGTGGCTCGGTGAGCAGCCCGAGGTCACCTACCTGATGGGAGCAAACACCTACCGTCTGATGTCGGGTTTCGCCGCAGGCGAGGTCCCACATGGCCAAGACGAGTTCAGGCCCGAGGAAGAGGCGTCCGTCGACGAGCTCACGCAAGCGTCCAAGGTGGTGTTCTCCTCCTCGCTCGAGGAGGAACTGAAGTGGGCCAACTCCACGCTCGTCCGTGACGATGCCGTCGAGGCGGTCCGGGCCATGAAGTCCAGTGGCTCGGGGCTCCTCAGTACGATCGGCAGTCTTAGCCTGTGCCGGTCCCTGCTGCGAGCCGGACTCGTCGACCGCTTCCGGGTCGTGATGTTCCCGGTGATCACCGGGGCCACGGGTGAGGAACGCATCTACGACGGCTATCCGGACGTTGCCCTGGAGATGATCGGGCACCGCACCTTCGACGGCCGCATCCAGCTGGTCGAGTACAAGCCTCGCGTGCTTGAGCACCCCCCGCTCGACGTCCCCGCGTGACCTTGCCTTGTCCGCCGTTCGACTGCCCGCCAGGCCGGCGCTGGCGGGCGCGAAGCAAGACCTAGGAGTGCAGTAGGCGAGGTAATGCCCTGTTTCGGGCTCGGAGTTGGGTGAGGGGACCTGGCCAGTGGGGTGGATCGTCGATCAGGTGCGGGGCTGTGCGAACAGGCCGGGTTCGGGTTCGGTGAGGACGCCTCGTGTGACCAGGCGCTTGAGCTTGGACCGGATGCCTTCGGTGTTCTTCGGGATGGTCGGCAGGTCGAGGGCCCCGCACAGGTCGCGGGCCCGCAACGGGTGACCCGCGACAGGGGCAGCCATCATCGCGGCGCCGAGGAAGGCACCAGCCCCATCCAGCTGGCCTCCGCATACATTTCATGCCCCGACAGGCGGTAACTGGGCCCCGCACTCACCTGCAACCGGACCCCGTTCTCGCTTACGAAGCCACTTGTCGGACCTGCGAGTTCGGGCCACGGTCCGGACGCATCGGCAGAGGTTCACGTCAGGTCGTCGCCGAGGGTCGGTCAGGAACCTGCTGGTCAGTACAGGGCGATCACGTCGACGACGATGGCCCGCCTGGAGATGTAGGCGTGCACGTCCCGGGCGGGCAGGTCGAGTCCGACTCGAACCGCCCGAGCCAGGTTGGTGTGGGAAGGAGGTGGGCAGCGCGCGCCCGTACGTCGCGCGTAAGGGCGCTGCCCATGGATATGCCAGGTCAGGAGGTGTACAGGTACACCTTGGCCTGGCTGCCCTTGCCGAGGTTCCAGTCGAAGGACTTGTCGGTGCCCACTCCGCAGGCCGACTTCTTCCTCTTCTCGTCGTTGCGGGGGTTCGTCGCCTTCACCCGGGCACACTTGCCGTCCATCCTGGTGTCCTTGACGTGGCCCCGAACGTGGACCTTGCCCCTCTCACAGGTGATATCCCACTCGGCCTTGCCGCCGGGGACGGTGACCTCGTTGCCGGTGTCCGGGCATGCACCCATGACCGACGAGCCGCCATGGGGTGTACTGCTGGTGGCCGTGGCGGTCCCGGCGCTCACGCCGCCGGCCAGGAGCAAGGCGGCCGTCATGGACGTGACGAGTCGTTTGGTTCGCATCTGAGCTTCCCCCGTTGTGTGCCGTCTGGTCAGTTTGGGGCGGCACATCTCCCCGGTGGCATCGGCTGATGCACGTGGCTGACTTTTCCACCGTGCCCCGGCGGAGGTCATCGTGTTTCGGGCGTGCCCGAAACACTCAGAGTGCAGTACCTGATCTTCCGTCCGGCTTGTCATCGCTCACTGGTCGAACCCGTGATCACAGCACGGAAGGTCGCGCATCCGTCGGTCAGCGGCCACCAGGGCAGATACGCGATGCGCAAGACCGTGAACGCGATCTTGTACCAGAACCGCAGCGGCTGCCAGTGGGACCTGCTGCCCCACGACCTGCCGCCTGCCGGGGCAGTGAAGTACTACTTCTACAAGTGGCGCGACAACGGCACCGACCAGACCATCCACGGCCTGCTGCGGTGGCAACTACGGGAGAAGAAGCAGCGATTGGCCGCCCCGAGCCTCAGTCGCCGAATCGAACCGGGCGGCACCAAAGCGGCTGTGTGCTGTGGCAGAGTCGCGGAGAGCTGTGAGAAGGGCGTCGAGTAGGGATTCAGTGAAGGTGGTGCCGCGATGGTCGATGTCGGTGCCGGGGGCCAGGCCGGCCAGGTGGGCCAAGCAGGCATCGCGGTCGACGTCGGCCAGGTGGGCCAGGCAGGAGGCGTGGTCTGGGACGTGGATGCCGCGGCAGCCGACGGGGTCCTCCGCGATGGCGCCCTGGCCACAATGAGCCAGGCAGGCGGAGTTTGGGACGGTTGGGACCTTGGGTGTGCCACGCCCAGAAGGCGATCCGTCACGGCCGGGTAGCTGCCGCCTTCGCTGCCGTGGCTGCAGCACTGGAATCCTCGCTGCAGCACTGAAGGACGCACTGAAATGAATCGTGCGCTCCCGCGAGGGGGGCATGCCCAGGAGCATCACGCACGCGGGCGGACAGTTCGCGCCCCTGACCGTCGACACCGGTGCGCGGGACGGTCGTTGCGCGCAACTGTCCGCAACGCGCTCGAGGGGTCAAGGGCCGCTAGGACGTGCATCAAAGCGGATCTTGGTGATGGGCTTGCCTTACTCCAGAGGTAATCGCCTCGACCGACTTGCGCTGGCAATGTCGGTGATCTCACCACGTCGACAGGGCGTGGACCTGGAGGGGAGAGGTCTGCCATGCCTATAGCCGCACCTACAAACACGCGCACGGTGGTTGAGGAACTGCTGCGCAGGATCGGCGAGGGCGACCCCGAGCGCATCTCCGAGCTGTATGCGGAGCGGGGCGATTGGAAGCTTGACTGGCCGGAGGCCGAGCACGGCCGCACTGCCACGCCGTGGATCCGTCACCGGTCCACCCGAGCCGACGCAGCCGCCCACTATCGCGAGCTCGCCGAATGCCACATCCCGGAACACGTGGCGACCGAGGTCGAGTGCATCCTCATCGACGGAAATGAGGCGGTCGTGCTCGGCGAGATCCGCCAGACCGCCCGGCCGACCGGACGTGCCTATCGCGCGCGGTTCGCCCTGCACCTCACCGTCGAAGACGGCCTTGTCACTCGGCACCATGTCTACGAGGACAGCCTTGCTGTCGCCCAGGCGTTCGAGGCGGAGAGTCAGTAAACGGCCGTAGGGACGATCGCGTATGGCTGCCGGGCGGCACCACCTTGAGGGCGACGATCCGGCCCCGGCCCCGGCCCTGGTCAGGAGGGCTCGGTGAGAACCCACAACTCCCAGACTCCGGCGGCTCGGCACTCGTAGGCGCGTACGCCGTTCTCCAAGTACCACCGGCCGCGCTCATGACAGCGGTTCTCCTCGGTCGGAGGAAAATCCGCCACGTGGTGCCAGCCCGGCCCTGCTGCCGGCGTGGACTGTGCAGGCGTGGGTGCGGGCGCGGAGGCCACGGCCGCTGCGCCGTGGCTCGCCACCAGCAGCGATGCGGCCGCAGCCGCGAGGAGAACGCGTTTCATGGTTCGCATGGAACGCATCCTTCCGCAGCCGGCGGGCCCACATCGATGGAGACCGCTCCGCCTTCCCCCGATTGGCCTAAAGGGTGATGCGGGCAGTCAGGGCAGCCAGGGCGCCCAGGTGTGCAACGTCGGCTGCGAAGGCAGCCAAGCGCCCCCTCATACCCAGCGGATACGAAGTGACCTGGCACCGCGCCGCAGCGCCGACCGCGCCGCGGCCGGTTCATGCCCGAGGAGCGGGCGTGCGACGTGCTGGGGCTTAGCTGGCCCTGAGTCATCAATCAAGGCAGCCTTAAGGATCACAGTTCGGGGCCGGCAGCGGGGGAGTGGCGCCGCACGGACGTCTACGTTCGATCTTGTGAGTTACCAAGCAGCCGCCCCGGACCCGTCCACGTACCCCGCGCTCTCCTCCTACCTGACGCAGACTTCGACGCGCGCGTCGCAACGACGTTCGCGTACGGCGTTGGGAGTGCCGCGCCCGATGGACGGGCTGACACACGTGGCATCCACCCCGGGCAGAAAGGGAAAGGGACACCACCGCGCGACCGCCTCCAAAGGCAGACAGCCTCGGTCCCGCCCCCATGCCCGCCATGGCGCGATCAAGCCCAAACGGGGCTTCCCGCCGCTCTCCTACGGCTATGCGTCCGCGGCGCTGCTCGCTCTCACCGCCGGGCTCCTAGCCCAGTCCCACGGCCACCCGGCCCCCGCCAGTCCGCACGCCGCGCCTCCCGCTCGGCAACCGCACGCTCCCGGTCACGGGTCTTCGCCCGTACCCGACAAGGCACCCACCGCGCCCACCCCGCCCAGCAAGCCCGCACCACACCCAAGACTCCCGGGGAGCGCCGAGCACGACGCCCCGCCTGCCCGCTCGCATCAGGCAGCCGGCAGCGCAGCCGCGTCGAGCGTGCTGCACGTGGGCAGCACAGGCACCTCGGTTCGGCAGTTGCAGGAGCAGTTGGGCCGACTACGTCTCTACACCGGTCCCGTGGACGGCTACTACAGCCACGACGTCGCGACCGCGGTCGCGCGCATGCAACAGGCACGCGCCATCAACGAACCCCTCGGCGTCTACGGCCCGGGCACCCGCAACGCCATCAGCACCGCGGCGATGTAATTCTGGCTCCCCTGTGCCAGGGCTGCTGAGCAGAGGATCGGCGATGAGCCCCGGGCCTCGTCAGCCGCCGTCGCCGACGCACTGGAGACGCGAGCGCGGGAAGTGGACCGCCGGATGCCCCGCTGAGCGGCACCGAACCGCAGAGCTTCGTCCGACGACGCCGCCGACCCTCAACCCCCGCAGCGCCCAAGCATTCCCGCGGCACCGGCGCCCACGGTTGAGGCGGGCCCGGCCAGGAGAGGAGCCCTCGCGGCCGGTACTGCCCACCCCAGCCTCCTCGGAGCCGTCACCCGGCTTCTTCCACGAGCCGTTCGCGAACTGCTCCGCGCTGATCCAAAGCCTGGTGGTGCTGGGAGACCAACTCCTCGCGGCCTGCGCCCAAGACCTCGCGCTCAAGGGTGCGCTCACCGATTCCTGTCGGGCCTCACCCATGCACCACCTGGGCCTCAACTCCTACCGGCCCGGGCACGGCGCCGACATCGCCAACAACGTCGACTACGCGATGTCCCCGCACATCGACCACGCCTACTTCACCGTCGAGCTCCAGGACACGCCGGGCCTGCAGGTGCAGGACGAGGACGGCACCTGGCTCTCGGTTCCCCTGGTCCCTGACGCGGTGTTCGTCTCCCTTCCCGACTACCTGCAGCGGGCCACGAACGGCGTCTACCGTCGGGCGACGCACCGGGTCGGCACGGTGAGAGCGGCCGCATCTCCATCCAGTACAAACACCGCCCCGACTACAGCACCGTCGTCGCACCGCTGGCGCCGTGCACCAGCGCGGACACCCCGGCCCGCTACGCGCCGTTCGACACGGGCACCCGGTACGCAGCCCTACTCCAATCCCTCCTGAACCGGTACAACCGGTAGAACCCGCCCCCGCGCTCTCGGCGTGCAGTGTTGCTGACACACCGCGGCGAGGAGGAAGTCACCGCGGAGCGGCATTCCGGCGCCCGGGAAGCCTCCCACCGGATTGGGGGCGCTGTGGTTGCGGCGATGCACTGCCGCAGGCCCCGCAGATGATGGTCCTTGAGCTCGACGCCGAAGGCCCGGGACGGGACACCGCCGTACTCGGCCATGCCGTCGCCGATCACGCCTCCGAGGTGATCGGCGACGGCCACAACGCCCTTGGCCAGCCCCCCCGAATCCCCGGATCGGCGGTGTAGCGGTGATGCCGATCAGGCTCGCGAGCCCGGCGTAACTGATGCTGCCAAGGGAGCCACCGAACACCTCGTCAAGCCGACGTGAGCCAAAGGCCATACACACACTGCAGAGGGCTGCCCCGACTTCGAAAGGAGCTTCAGCGAACGGCTGGGGACGACGCCCGTGCCCTGACGGCACAGGTTCGCGGGGTTGCTGGTCGTGGCGGTTGGATCTGCGGCGGTGCAAGGATGACCACCAACCGCGCCGGGGCCGGAAAGCCATCAACCCATTGCCGAGAGCCCTGGCTTCATGGCCCCAGAGCGCAGACGGGAGCTCCCATGTCCGGACGGCCCGATGACGAAGTCCCGCGCATACCCATGACCGCCGAGGAGATCGAGACAGCCCACCTTGTCGCTCCGCCCAAGCTCAACGGCCAGGTCACGCTGCGGGAGTACGACCCGCGGTGGCCCGCGGTCTTCGAGCAGGAGGCCGTCCCCATGAGTGAGCGCCTCGGCCACGTCGACCACCGGATCGAGCACGTCGGCTCCACCTCCGTGCCGGACCTGCCCGCCAAGCCGGTCATCGACATGCTCCTGACCGTCCCCGATCCCGGCGACGAGGCGTGCTACGTACCGGCCCTGGAAAACCTTGGCTTCACGCTCGTCATCCGAGAGCCCGAATGGTACGAGCACCGCGTTCTGCGCAAATACCACCTCGCCCCAGGCGTCGAATCGGCCAACCTGCACGTCCTGCCCGAAGGCTGCCAAGAAGCCGTCCGTATGCTGCGCTTCCGCGACCGGCTGCGCACCGTCAGCAGCGACCGCAAGCTATACGCCGACGCCAAACGGTCACTTTCCCTGCAGTCCTGGGAATACATGCAGAACTACGCCGACGCCAAGTCCGAAGTCGTTGCGGAAATCCTGGAACGGGCGATGGCGGGTGAGAGTTCCAGGCCGGACGCGTAGCGAGTCGGATTCGGCCTCAGCCATGACTCCAGGAGATCAGCGTTCAGGACGGCATGATGATCTACCGCATAGAGTGACCCTGCACCTGGCTGGTCTGTATGAGGGCTTCCGGCGGCGAACGAATGAGGCTGCAATGAGTGAACTGACGAAGCCCGAGATCGACCTTCCGGAGGGTGACGCTC
Protein-coding sequences here:
- a CDS encoding transposase, with protein sequence MITARKVAHPSVSGHQGRYAMRKTVNAILYQNRSGCQWDLLPHDLPPAGAVKYYFYKWRDNGTDQTIHGLLRWQLREKKQRLAAPSLSRRIEPGGTKAAVCCGRVAESCEKGVE
- a CDS encoding 2OG-Fe(II) oxygenase family protein gives rise to the protein MVLGDQLLAACAQDLALKGALTDSCRASPMHHLGLNSYRPGHGADIANNVDYAMSPHIDHAYFTVELQDTPGLQVQDEDGTWLSVPLVPDAVFVSLPDYLQRATNGVYRRATHRVGTVRAAASPSSTNTAPTTAPSSHRWRRAPARTPRPATRRSTRAPGTQPYSNPS
- a CDS encoding peptidoglycan-binding domain-containing protein is translated as MGSTGTSVRQLQEQLGRLRLYTGPVDGYYSHDVATAVARMQQARAINEPLGVYGPGTRNAISTAAM
- a CDS encoding GrpB family protein — encoded protein: MSGRPDDEVPRIPMTAEEIETAHLVAPPKLNGQVTLREYDPRWPAVFEQEAVPMSERLGHVDHRIEHVGSTSVPDLPAKPVIDMLLTVPDPGDEACYVPALENLGFTLVIREPEWYEHRVLRKYHLAPGVESANLHVLPEGCQEAVRMLRFRDRLRTVSSDRKLYADAKRSLSLQSWEYMQNYADAKSEVVAEILERAMAGESSRPDA
- a CDS encoding nuclear transport factor 2 family protein encodes the protein MPIAAPTNTRTVVEELLRRIGEGDPERISELYAERGDWKLDWPEAEHGRTATPWIRHRSTRADAAAHYRELAECHIPEHVATEVECILIDGNEAVVLGEIRQTARPTGRAYRARFALHLTVEDGLVTRHHVYEDSLAVAQAFEAESQ
- a CDS encoding dihydrofolate reductase family protein, which codes for MPELLVDFITSLDGHASGEGWPGFWGLEGPEYLAWLGEQPEVTYLMGANTYRLMSGFAAGEVPHGQDEFRPEEEASVDELTQASKVVFSSSLEEELKWANSTLVRDDAVEAVRAMKSSGSGLLSTIGSLSLCRSLLRAGLVDRFRVVMFPVITGATGEERIYDGYPDVALEMIGHRTFDGRIQLVEYKPRVLEHPPLDVPA
- a CDS encoding alpha/beta fold hydrolase; protein product: MRERPEGVWGLHFHPQDIYDSEDQVHGDHWADWTGSACPALLLRGAKGGVLPAEQAEQMVTRRPGTHLVELETDHFVYANDPAAFATAVRGFLDAV